The following are encoded in a window of Coleofasciculus sp. FACHB-1120 genomic DNA:
- a CDS encoding MlaE family lipid ABC transporter permease subunit: MSETSSGSSLELWGQRLLAAILLGGQVVVHLLTKKIHRRNTLDQMAMVGPESLLIALVTAGFVGMVFTIQVAREFVNLGAGSAVGGVLALSLCRELGPVLTAVILAGRVGSAFAAEIGTMRVTEQIDALYMLKTDPIDYLVIPRAIACCLMLPVLTILSILTGMAGGLLIARNLYGIAPNVFLESARNFLQVWDLCSALIKAFFFGALIAVIGCSWGLTTTGGAKGVGQSTTTAVVTALLAIFISNFFLSWLMFQGTGSAVLKGV, translated from the coding sequence TTGAGCGAGACTTCTTCCGGTTCCAGCTTAGAGTTATGGGGTCAGCGGTTGCTGGCGGCGATTTTGTTGGGTGGGCAGGTGGTGGTTCACCTCCTGACAAAAAAAATCCATCGGCGCAACACCCTCGACCAAATGGCGATGGTTGGCCCAGAATCGCTCTTGATTGCTCTAGTCACAGCCGGTTTTGTCGGCATGGTATTCACCATTCAAGTGGCGCGAGAATTTGTCAACTTGGGTGCGGGCAGTGCTGTGGGCGGAGTCCTAGCCCTTTCTTTATGCCGCGAACTTGGCCCTGTCCTGACTGCCGTAATTTTGGCGGGACGAGTCGGTTCGGCGTTTGCCGCTGAAATTGGCACGATGCGCGTCACCGAGCAAATAGACGCCCTCTATATGCTGAAAACCGACCCGATTGATTACCTAGTGATTCCCCGCGCGATCGCCTGCTGCTTAATGCTGCCAGTTTTAACCATTTTGTCTATCCTCACTGGCATGGCAGGGGGATTGCTCATTGCCAGAAATCTCTACGGAATTGCCCCAAATGTATTTTTAGAGTCTGCCCGAAATTTCCTGCAAGTCTGGGATTTGTGTAGTGCCTTAATTAAGGCATTTTTCTTTGGGGCGCTGATTGCCGTAATTGGTTGCAGTTGGGGCTTAACAACCACTGGGGGAGCAAAAGGTGTTGGACAATCGACCACCACAGCAGTCGTCACAGCTTTGTTAGCTATCTTTATTTCTAACTTTTTCTTATCGTGGTTGATGTTTCAGGGAACGGGCAGTGCCGTACTTAAAGGGGTCTGA
- the glgA gene encoding glycogen synthase GlgA produces the protein MYIVQIASECAPVIKAGGLGDVVYGLSRELENQGNCVELILPKYDCMRYDHIWGLHDAYRDLWVPWYGGKVHCSVYCGWVHGRVCFFIEPHSEDNFFNRGCYYGCNDDNMRFAFFSKAALEFLLQSNKRPDIIHCHDWQTGLIPVMLFENYKYEMGLQRVCYTIHNFKHQGMGGQETLWATGLNNESYYFTYDRLQDNFNPFALNFMKGGIVYANAVTTVSPHHAWEARCTEIGSGLGHTLHLHQDKFTGVLNGIDHDFWNPESDRYIPAHYSKENLEGKAETKKALRERLLLRDVDKPIVAYIGRLDAQKGVHLVHHAMYYALNNGAQFVLLGSATEPGINAHFQHEKGFLNDNPDVHLELGFNEELSHLIYAGADMIIVPSNYEPCGLTQMIGLKYGTVPVVRAVGGLVNTVFDRDYDQTKPPEKRNGFVFDHSDEPAFESAMERAFKLWYNHPEEFRQLVLQGMEYDYSWKNPGAEYLKIYDQIRHT, from the coding sequence ATGTACATCGTACAAATTGCCTCTGAATGCGCTCCGGTCATCAAAGCTGGTGGTTTGGGAGATGTCGTTTACGGGCTGAGTCGGGAGCTAGAAAATCAGGGAAATTGCGTCGAGCTGATTCTGCCTAAGTACGATTGCATGAGGTACGACCACATCTGGGGACTCCACGATGCTTACCGCGACTTGTGGGTGCCCTGGTATGGCGGTAAAGTCCACTGTTCTGTTTATTGTGGTTGGGTACACGGGCGGGTGTGTTTCTTTATCGAACCCCACTCTGAAGATAATTTCTTCAATCGAGGCTGTTATTACGGGTGCAACGACGACAATATGCGGTTTGCGTTCTTCAGCAAAGCCGCTTTAGAATTTCTCCTTCAAAGCAACAAGCGACCCGATATCATTCATTGCCATGACTGGCAGACCGGCTTAATTCCAGTCATGCTCTTCGAGAATTACAAGTATGAGATGGGTCTTCAGCGGGTTTGCTACACCATTCACAATTTCAAACACCAAGGGATGGGCGGTCAAGAGACCCTGTGGGCAACCGGGCTGAATAACGAATCTTACTACTTCACTTACGATCGCCTGCAAGATAACTTCAACCCTTTTGCCTTGAACTTTATGAAAGGGGGGATTGTTTACGCCAACGCTGTGACGACCGTTTCGCCCCATCATGCTTGGGAAGCCCGCTGCACCGAGATTGGCTCTGGTTTAGGTCATACCTTACATCTGCACCAGGATAAATTTACTGGCGTACTCAACGGCATCGATCATGATTTTTGGAATCCCGAAAGCGATCGCTATATACCGGCTCACTACAGCAAAGAGAACTTAGAAGGGAAAGCCGAGACTAAAAAAGCTCTCCGGGAGAGACTTTTGCTCCGCGACGTTGATAAACCCATCGTTGCCTACATCGGTCGCTTAGACGCTCAAAAAGGCGTTCATCTCGTTCATCATGCTATGTACTATGCGCTTAACAATGGGGCGCAATTTGTACTGTTGGGTTCGGCAACGGAACCGGGAATTAATGCCCATTTCCAGCACGAAAAAGGCTTTTTGAACGATAATCCTGACGTTCATCTAGAACTTGGCTTTAATGAAGAGTTATCCCACCTGATCTATGCAGGGGCGGATATGATTATCGTCCCTAGCAACTACGAACCCTGCGGACTGACTCAGATGATTGGCTTAAAGTACGGCACGGTGCCAGTTGTGCGGGCAGTCGGCGGACTGGTAAATACTGTATTTGACCGAGACTACGACCAAACGAAGCCTCCGGAAAAACGGAATGGCTTTGTGTTCGATCACAGTGATGAGCCTGCGTTTGAGTCAGCAATGGAGCGGGCTTTTAAGCTGTGGTACAACCATCCCGAAGAGTTTCGCCAGCTTGTCCTTCAGGGTATGGAGTATGACTACTCGTGGAAAAATCCAGGGGCGGAATATTTGAAGATTTACGACCAGATCCGACACACGTGA